In Heteronotia binoei isolate CCM8104 ecotype False Entrance Well chromosome 1, APGP_CSIRO_Hbin_v1, whole genome shotgun sequence, the genomic window TAGTGACCCAACAAATGAGGAAAATTGGAGCCAAATGAACCATAAACAACACACACTGGGTCTATGTAATTGGCACCCTGATGGAAATATTAGATGCCTATGGAATTTGCTTCCTAATATGTGAGCTTTGGACTACTGCCTTTCAGTCCCAGCCCATAAAGCCAACTTTACGTGCCAAAGCAGAAGTAGCAAAACCAGCACCAGTTATTTGGCAAGTGGGGCAAAGATGGGCAAGCACTTCCCATGAGATTCAGGATTTAAATGTTCCTACAGCCATGGGAAGCTCCAACCACAATGAAAGGGTTTCCTGTATCACCTGaagttgccttatgctgaatTGTACCATtgcccattaaagtcagtattgtctggcaGTGGCTCCCTGCAGTGTctggctgagatctttcacatgaCCTACTAACTGGAGGTGTCAGGGATTTAactagggaccttctgcatgccaagtagatggtCTACCACTGGGTCATGGCCCTTCCCCCAGCCCTGCCTCACTGTCTGAATCAGGGCAATGTCATTTAAGAGAAAGGTCCCAGATTTAAAGCCCAAGAAAAGTAGCAGTAATTCTAGGCCACTTCACTGGAAGTTTaaaggaaaggagaggtcccctgtgcaagcaccagtcgtttccgactctggggtgatgttgctttcacaacgttttcacggcagactttttacggtgtggtttgccattgccttccccagtcctttatactttccccccagcaagctgggtactcattttactgacctcggaaggatggaaggctgtcaacctcgagccgactacctgaaaacccagcttccaccggggattgagctcaggtcatgagcagagtttaggactgtagtaccacagctttaacactctgcgccacggggctatggAAGTTTAAAAGTGAGCTCTTATTACATGCTCCAGGGCAGGATCTGTTGTTAGCCTGAACAGAATGTGTAACAAAACATTTCCAAACGTACGGAGGAAAGAATCACCCCCAAAGAAGGAAAGCATTGGTGTGAACCCACCTCAGATTGACTCCAGTCCTGAAGCTCCCATGCTGTACCACTAGTGGCTGCTAGAGCAGAGTGATGAAATTCTGACTGTGCTGACAAAATTGCCCTACATGGCTGGGTGGGATTATGCagttgctatgaccagcttggcATAAATCAACCATGGCACTGATTTTATGGGAGTCTCTGAACCACCCTGCTGCCTTGTCTCAGCATATTCTTGTCTACTTGATAGGAACTTATCCTCTTCACAGAGCCCAAATATCATCATCAAACATCAAAAACATCAGTTGCATTCAGGGATGTCTTCTGTACGGCTCTTGGATCAACTGAATCTAGAAACTAGAAAGGCTTAAAACAAAGAAACTAAGAGATGAAATGAAAACTGTCTTGCATCATCTTTGGGATCTCTAGATTCTGAAGAATCTGTAGAGGTTACTTTGACACACCTAACAAAAAGTCTAGATTCATTTCAGTAGATTGTAGGGCTTGTAAATTGTTGGTTTTTGAACCCACCAGAGTACAATTCCCTGCCTAGAATGGACAGTTTCTGTAAAACACTTTGAACCTAAAGAGTAGCATTCCATAATTCAGCCAGTGGTACTTTAGTCTTAACTTTCAATTTGATTCCCAATTCCTCTTCTTATTAACAAAAAAAGCACatataggccctgttcacacagcgtgttgagtccgtgttaaactgacccggttctgttccaaatatctttgttccagatattagcgatcagactgccatactgcaattcgaatcactctgcggtgaaactgtcttctgctgtccacatgatggcaccatgcaggtttttttccttccactattatgtgcatgcatgcattatGCGCACGCGCACATAATGTACATATGCATAGGTTAAAACAATATGTGGTTATGTGCaaatcgctaagtagtaaaaaacaTGGTGactgtaaactggatgtctgaggctccttttgctctgggacagccttcaaacatccggaagttggttaatattgcagaactatccagatggagaaaactacgaggtgaaaccagagaacccaaaaaacaccacaaaggaacagataacaaaataatccggttccaagaaagactggggggggggggcgtctaccacgagttaatactgggaggcagatgttgctgtctgatcagccgctttaaatccggaaggaaacagcagtgacatctgattatactgtgcgtctgaacagggcaaTATAGTAGAAAGCAAATGAACATTCCAGGGATACAGCATGTCAATACATTGTTTCTTTCCCTATTCTGAAACACCACAATAGGAAAATATAAACTTGTGTTTAGATCATCCAGTCTGATGAATGTCTCCCCTGTATTTTCTATTATGGATGTCTAcatatgtatgcatgcatacacaccCCAACAGCACAAtcccaagaacactttcctgggaataagccacATTGAAATGCTGAAAGTCAAGTAACTGAAATAACATACTCCACAGAAGTATAAAACCCACTATACTCTTATGgatctgttaataaaaatatgTTTGTATAAAATAGCAGTAAAGGAGAATCTGTTGACCGTAATGAAGTCAGAGATTCAATTCTGTTGTTACAAAGTCTTTTTATTTAGCTCTTGCTCTTCAGAACAGCTCTACTATTCCTTTTTGTAACACAAGCTTTATGAATGAAATTCCAACCCATTAGCAAGTATATTTAATCCTCCCCATGTTACCATTGATCACAATTCTGTTTAACAGACTGCATTCCTCTGTCCCCAGggctgttttgtttctttttagcaggaacacagttctggctggcttggtatcagggggtttggcctaatatgcaaatgagttcctgctgggctttttcaacaaaaaaagctctgtctgaCCCCACATCTGAGGTTTAAATCCTACTGGATTTACTGGGATTTACTACAGAGTATACATCAATAGGAATAAGATGATGCTGCAGGACTAGAATCCTGCACAAAGCTAACTCATTAATCCAACtcgatttatttatttctaagcGAAGTTAGTGTCCAGtgagacctttaagaccaatgaagttttattcaaggtgtgaactTCTGTGTCCATGCACGCTTCCTCAGACACACTGAAATGGAAGCTAAAAGTTCATATATACAGAGATAGATGCCTTTACACAGGTGAACAATAAACagtcaatgtatctgaggaagtgtgtgtgcactgTGTACACAAATGCTCATACCCAttattaaactctgttggtcttaaaggtaccaatGGACTCTTTACTTTGTTCCACTggcactgcttcagaccaactcggctgcccacttggatcttatTTCTAAGCACAAATATACCCTTTTGTAGCACTGCCTATCAGCCACCTGCACCTGTTGGGCCAAATATTGTTAAAAATTCCTTGCAGACATAACCCAGAAAGTGTCCCTCTTGACTTTTCCAGCCCCTGCTCGCCCGGTGGGGCGAGGAAAGCCTTTCAAAAACACAGAACGCAAATTGCTAAGAGTCCAAGGCGCTTTCTCACGCCTACTTCTCTGCAGCCCGAGCGGGCCAAGCGTGGTCTTCCCTTCCTAATGACCAGAGCCATGTGTCTGCTCAAGTGTGACTAACACTCCCTCGCCAAATCTCTCCCTGGGCCATTTGGAGCTCGCACGCGTCCACGCTCCTTGTTTACCCTTTCACGCGCAGCCTTTTTGTTTACCTCTCCAGCAAATGAGATAAAGCGGCCCACTGACTACTCAGCCCGGGAATATAAAGAGCTCTGCTTCGGGGAAGAGCCGATCCACAAGTCAGTCCAGGGCAAATCTGCAGAGGACAGACGACAGAGTGTGTCAACGTGGAAGGCGCAGCAGCAGCGGGCCAGCGGCAGCACCTGGGCCGGGTTGAGTGCTGCAAAGGACAGAGCATGGAGAGCTCGCAGCTCTGCCACTGCGGCTCTCCCCCTGTCGAAGCACTGAACGGCCGGATCTGCTGCAAAATTCAACAAGGGTACCCCGCGCTTTCGTGCAGTCCTGGGCAGGGCATCCACCACGCGGCAGGGCCCTGCAAATTGGCAACTTGAGCTCGAAATcatgcttggggtggggtggggggttgctttggtttcctctcttcctttccaGCAGTGTCGCAGATCGCGcggaaaaatgaatgaatgaataaaaagcAGCCAGTCAGCCTGGCTTAAACTGTATATTGCTTGACCCTGCAGGTCGGAAGGCTTTTGGAGACCTTGGATCGCCACCCCTAAAGATGTAGAAAGGCAGCGCGGGCAAAACTACAGTGCGGTGAGTGTGTCGATTCTGACACTAACCAGCAGCAACaattccccagttgggggctggCTGTGCGGGCTCAGCAGCTCCTTAATCCCACAGGTCCATTATACCAGATGCCTTGCATACATGCCAGAGTTAATTGGTCAAACTCCAGAAAATGATGATCGGTTTCCAAACTAAAAGCAGCAAAGCAACGGCTaaggcttccaagtctttatcACTAACTTATCAATGTTAGAGATACTACCATTCCCATTTTACTTAACTGTTTGGTTGGAATGGACTGACTTCTTAACAAATAAAAGCTGAAGTTTTGGTTGCTGCTGTAAACTAAAATTGATTTCACCAATGATATCTAAATCAGTATGTTTCTATTTGAATATAACCTCTTTGTTGGGGAAAATGAACAAGATGTTTATTTGTACCCACAGCTCTTTTGGTGTAATCAGTGTTTAATTACCTTCCATTCACAGGTAAGAAACTTGTGAAAATATACTATTAATTGTATTGTTTCACCATTTTTGATTAAAAAACATTTGTTGCTCAATCTTCTAGCTATGTAGCCTTCCTGAGATTACAGAAGACTCAGCAAAATTTACACAGTACACGCACCCAGTCAGGTAAGATATAAGCATAAATATTCTTTTTAATATCCTCAGGAAGATTCTATATCCATTGACTGGTGGCGTTCCTATGTCACCTGCCCTATGACTCTAACAGCAGAATCTCA contains:
- the RIPPLY2 gene encoding protein ripply2, producing MESSQLCHCGSPPVEALNGRICCKIQQGSEGFWRPWIATPKDVERQRGQNYSALCSLPEITEDSAKFTQYTHPVRLFWPRSRCFDYLYQEAEALLRNFPVQATISFYEDSESEEENEDLDSQEN